A single region of the Aeromonas hydrophila subsp. hydrophila ATCC 7966 genome encodes:
- a CDS encoding DUF3135 domain-containing protein, whose amino-acid sequence MELPDFDTLKRLAVAEPERLDELLQQQIEGLIDRVSPQQQMRLRGLQFRIDCQRQLAKNNLDSCIRIAAMMHDSFYSMRCEMVHLNDPDYAEPLPEYKENNVLYFSNYYRKKK is encoded by the coding sequence ATGGAGTTGCCTGATTTTGATACCTTGAAACGGTTGGCGGTGGCGGAGCCCGAGCGGCTCGACGAGTTGCTGCAGCAGCAGATTGAGGGGCTGATCGACCGGGTCAGCCCGCAGCAGCAAATGCGTCTGCGCGGCCTGCAATTTCGCATCGACTGTCAGCGTCAGCTGGCCAAAAACAATCTGGACAGCTGCATCCGGATTGCCGCCATGATGCACGACTCCTTTTATTCCATGCGCTGTGAAATGGTTCATCTCAATGATCCTGATTATGCTGAACCATTGCCGGAATATAAGGAGAACAATGTCCTCTATTTCAGCAATTATTACCGCAAGAAAAAATAA
- the proX gene encoding glycine betaine/L-proline ABC transporter substrate-binding protein ProX, translated as MRLITKTLTLGSLLLSSQLLGPLAMASTELPGEGVRVQPLQSSLPEESFQTLLVSKLMARLGYDVQPAQEVDYNVAYASVAQGDGTFLAFNWIPLQNNKYEQAGGDKVFFREGTYVAGAAQGYLIDKQTATRYGITNLGQLKDPKLAALFDGDGDGKADLVGCNPGWGCEEAINRHLAGFGLTPTVTHKQGNYAALIADTRARYQAGKPVLYYTWTPYWLSSELVPGKDVVWLEVPADGPDAAKTRLPNGKNYGFPVNTMHIVANKQFAEANPAAARLFSIVKLPLNDINVQNGLMNKGQNKPADVERHADAWLKGHEALVNDWLTQARAAAK; from the coding sequence ATGAGACTCATCACCAAGACGCTGACCCTGGGTTCCCTGCTGTTAAGCTCCCAACTGCTCGGCCCGCTCGCCATGGCCAGCACCGAGCTGCCGGGGGAGGGCGTGCGCGTCCAGCCCCTGCAGAGCTCGTTGCCGGAGGAGAGCTTTCAGACCCTGCTGGTGAGCAAGCTGATGGCACGCCTCGGCTACGACGTCCAGCCGGCCCAGGAGGTGGATTACAACGTGGCCTACGCCTCGGTGGCGCAGGGGGATGGCACTTTCCTCGCCTTCAACTGGATACCGCTGCAGAACAACAAGTATGAGCAGGCGGGGGGCGACAAGGTGTTCTTCCGTGAGGGCACCTATGTGGCCGGGGCCGCCCAGGGCTATCTCATCGACAAGCAGACCGCGACCCGCTACGGCATCACCAACCTGGGTCAGCTCAAGGATCCCAAGCTGGCGGCGCTGTTTGACGGCGATGGTGACGGCAAGGCCGACCTGGTGGGCTGCAACCCGGGCTGGGGCTGTGAAGAGGCGATCAACCGTCATCTGGCCGGGTTTGGCCTGACCCCGACCGTCACCCACAAGCAGGGCAACTACGCGGCGCTGATCGCCGACACCCGCGCCCGTTACCAGGCCGGCAAGCCGGTGCTCTACTACACCTGGACCCCCTACTGGCTCAGCAGCGAGCTGGTGCCGGGCAAGGACGTGGTGTGGCTGGAGGTGCCCGCCGACGGCCCTGATGCGGCCAAGACCCGGCTGCCGAACGGCAAGAACTACGGCTTCCCGGTCAACACCATGCACATCGTCGCCAACAAGCAGTTCGCCGAGGCCAACCCGGCAGCCGCCAGGCTGTTCTCCATCGTCAAGCTGCCGCTCAATGACATCAACGTCCAGAACGGCCTGATGAACAAGGGGCAGAACAAGCCGGCGGACGTGGAGCGGCATGCCGACGCCTGGCTCAAGGGCCACGAGGCGCTGGTGAACGACTGGCTGACCCAGGCGCGTGCCGCCGCCAAGTAA
- a CDS encoding assimilatory sulfite reductase (NADPH) flavoprotein subunit, translating into MQLKDSLTNLTPLSDEQQRQLSQALSTLNTQQLAWVSGYLYGLSQAGSQPAVTGAAATAPSGNLTILYGSQTGNAKGVASAIKAQAEARGLPVTLTSMADYKPKQLKKETHLLVVVSTYGEGEPPESAVDLFEQLKKGKVGKLEGLKFAVLGLGDSSYEFFCQTGKDFDSLLTKAGADRVHELASLDVDYQDAAKAWGEQALNAIAATLSAGPAGSSVASAVQQAVGHSQYSKENPFPARLSVNQKITGRDSTKDIRHIEISLEESGIRYQPGDALGIWFDNDPALVNEVLALAGLSGDEATARGSLREVLSRELELTRLHGGFITGLAEISGNAALKDLAGDKAQVNALVASAQVVDVLKRFPTALTAEQLLGLLRPLTPRLYSIASSQSEVEEEVHLTVGVVRYPQEDGTVRSGAASSYLADRLAEDAEVRVFVEHNDNFRLPSNPDTPVIMVGPGTGIAPFRAFLQEREAQGAEGNNWLFFGNPHFTQDFLYQVEWQRYVKSGLLSKISLAFSRDQAEKVYVQHRLREAGQELYQWLEAGAHFYVCGDANQMAKDVQEALLDVIAEHGHKSREEAEEYLSELRRAKRYQRDVY; encoded by the coding sequence ATGCAATTGAAGGACTCCCTGACCAACCTGACTCCCCTCTCCGACGAGCAGCAGCGACAGCTGAGCCAGGCGCTATCGACCCTCAACACCCAGCAACTGGCCTGGGTCAGCGGTTATCTCTACGGTCTCTCCCAGGCGGGCAGCCAGCCGGCCGTGACCGGCGCAGCCGCCACTGCCCCCAGCGGCAATCTGACCATTCTCTACGGCTCCCAGACCGGCAACGCCAAAGGCGTGGCCAGTGCCATCAAGGCGCAGGCCGAGGCCCGTGGCCTGCCGGTGACCCTCACCTCCATGGCGGACTACAAACCCAAGCAGCTCAAGAAAGAGACCCACCTGCTGGTGGTAGTGAGCACTTACGGGGAGGGTGAACCGCCGGAGAGCGCGGTCGATCTGTTCGAGCAGCTCAAGAAAGGCAAGGTCGGCAAGCTGGAAGGGCTCAAGTTCGCCGTGCTGGGGCTGGGTGACAGCTCCTATGAATTTTTCTGCCAGACCGGCAAGGACTTTGACAGCCTGCTGACCAAGGCAGGCGCCGATCGGGTGCATGAACTCGCCAGCCTGGACGTGGATTATCAGGATGCCGCCAAGGCGTGGGGCGAACAGGCGCTCAATGCCATTGCCGCCACCCTCTCCGCCGGTCCTGCCGGCAGCAGCGTGGCCAGTGCGGTACAGCAGGCGGTCGGCCACAGCCAGTACAGCAAGGAGAACCCCTTCCCGGCCAGACTCTCGGTCAATCAGAAGATCACCGGCCGCGACTCGACCAAGGATATCCGTCACATCGAGATCAGCCTTGAAGAGTCAGGCATCCGCTACCAGCCGGGCGATGCCCTCGGCATCTGGTTTGACAACGACCCCGCACTGGTAAACGAGGTGCTGGCGCTGGCCGGTCTCTCCGGCGACGAGGCCACCGCCCGCGGCAGCCTGCGCGAAGTGCTCAGCCGCGAGCTGGAGCTGACCCGCTTGCACGGCGGCTTCATCACCGGTCTTGCCGAGATCTCGGGCAACGCAGCACTGAAAGATCTGGCTGGCGACAAGGCCCAGGTCAACGCGCTGGTGGCCTCTGCCCAGGTGGTGGATGTATTGAAACGCTTCCCGACCGCGCTCACAGCCGAACAGCTGCTTGGCCTGCTGCGCCCGCTCACCCCGCGCCTCTACTCCATCGCCTCCAGCCAGAGCGAGGTGGAAGAGGAGGTGCACCTGACCGTCGGCGTGGTGCGCTACCCACAGGAAGACGGCACTGTGCGCAGCGGCGCCGCCTCCTCCTACCTGGCGGACAGGCTGGCTGAAGATGCCGAGGTGCGGGTGTTCGTCGAGCACAACGACAACTTCCGCCTGCCGTCAAACCCCGACACCCCCGTCATCATGGTGGGCCCGGGTACCGGCATCGCCCCGTTTCGCGCCTTCCTGCAGGAGCGCGAGGCCCAGGGGGCCGAAGGCAACAACTGGCTGTTCTTCGGCAACCCGCACTTCACCCAGGATTTCCTCTATCAGGTGGAGTGGCAGCGCTATGTGAAGAGCGGGCTGCTCAGCAAGATCTCGCTGGCCTTCAGCCGGGATCAGGCCGAGAAGGTCTACGTACAGCACCGCCTGCGCGAAGCGGGCCAGGAGCTCTATCAGTGGCTGGAAGCAGGCGCTCACTTCTATGTGTGCGGCGATGCCAACCAGATGGCGAAAGATGTGCAGGAAGCCCTGCTGGATGTGATTGCGGAACATGGCCACAAGAGCCGTGAGGAAGCAGAAGAGTATTTGAGCGAATTGCGTCGTGCCAAACGTTATCAAAGGGATGTCTATTGA
- the folA gene encoding type 3 dihydrofolate reductase, whose product MMISMIAAMAHDRVIGLDNQMPWHLPADLAHFKRVTLGKPVLMGRKTFESIGRPLPGRRNLVISRNPDYRADGVEVIDSVDAALALLAGSDVAELMVIGGGHLYGQLLPRADRLYLTRIDLAVEGDTRFPAFDEGDWSCIERESHQPDEKNPHSYCFETWQRR is encoded by the coding sequence ATGATGATTTCCATGATTGCCGCCATGGCCCACGATCGGGTGATAGGGCTGGACAACCAGATGCCCTGGCACTTGCCGGCGGATCTGGCCCACTTCAAGCGGGTGACCCTGGGCAAGCCGGTGCTGATGGGGCGCAAGACCTTTGAATCCATCGGACGGCCGCTGCCTGGCCGCCGCAATCTGGTGATCAGCCGCAACCCCGACTACCGGGCCGACGGCGTGGAGGTCATCGATTCGGTGGACGCGGCGCTGGCGCTGCTGGCCGGCAGCGACGTGGCCGAGCTGATGGTGATCGGGGGCGGTCATCTCTACGGCCAGCTGCTGCCACGGGCCGACAGGCTCTATCTGACCCGCATCGATCTGGCGGTGGAGGGGGATACCCGTTTCCCGGCCTTCGACGAGGGTGACTGGTCGTGCATCGAGCGCGAGTCACATCAGCCCGACGAGAAGAACCCTCACTCCTACTGTTTCGAAACCTGGCAGCGGCGCTGA
- the mog gene encoding molybdopterin adenylyltransferase: MSKARIGIVTVSDRASVGIYEDLSGKAIIDTLNAYLTSAWEPVYQVIPDEQEQIEATLIRLADQEQCSLIVTTGGTGPAKRDVTPEATEAVCDRMMPGFGELMRAESLKFVPTAILSRQTAGLRGSSLIVNLPGKPKSIRECLDAVFPAIPYCIDLMEGPYLECDETVIKPFRPKK, translated from the coding sequence ATGAGCAAGGCAAGAATCGGTATCGTCACCGTCAGCGATCGCGCCAGTGTAGGCATCTATGAAGACCTGTCCGGCAAGGCCATCATCGACACGCTGAACGCATATTTGACCTCGGCGTGGGAGCCCGTCTATCAGGTGATCCCCGATGAACAGGAGCAGATCGAAGCGACCCTGATCCGGCTGGCGGACCAGGAGCAGTGCAGCCTCATCGTCACCACCGGCGGCACCGGGCCGGCCAAGCGGGACGTCACCCCGGAGGCCACTGAAGCCGTGTGCGATCGCATGATGCCGGGCTTTGGCGAGCTGATGCGGGCCGAATCCCTCAAGTTCGTGCCGACCGCCATCCTGTCGCGCCAGACCGCCGGCCTGCGCGGCAGCTCGCTCATCGTCAACCTGCCGGGCAAACCCAAGTCGATCCGCGAGTGCCTGGATGCGGTCTTCCCCGCCATCCCCTACTGCATCGACCTGATGGAAGGCCCCTATCTCGAGTGCGACGAGACCGTCATCAAGCCGTTTCGTCCGAAGAAATAA
- the cysI gene encoding assimilatory sulfite reductase (NADPH) hemoprotein subunit, producing the protein MSKQLIPGPVEGPLADNERLKRESDHLRGTIAQDLTDPLTGGFNGDNFQLIRFHGMYQQDDRDIRPERTAQKLEPLHNVMLRARLPGGIITPAQWQVIDKFAEDHSLYGSIRLTTRQTFQFHGVLKRDIKMMHQTLNSTGIDSIATAGDVNRNVLCTSNPVESELHQEAYEWAKKISEHLLPKTRAYVEIWLDGEKLGGDEEPILGSNYLPRKFKTTVVIPPHNDVDIHANDLNFVAISDHGKLVGFNVLVGGGLAMTHGDTSTYPRKASDFGFVPLSHVLEVAAAVVSTQRDWGNRVNRKNAKTKYTLERVGVEAFKAEVESRAGIQFGPVRPYEFTSRGDRFGWVEGIDGKHHLTLFIENGRLLDFPGKPLKTGMLEIAKVHQGDFRLTANQNLIIAGVPAGEKARIEALARQYGLLDDGVSEQRKQSMACVALPTCPLAMAEAERMLPAFVTDIEGLLAKHELANDAIIFRVTGCPNGCGRAMLAEVGLVGKAPGRYNLHLGGNLEGTRIPRLHLENITEPQILAELDALIGRWAKDRNAGECFGDFVIRAGIIAPVIDSARDFYAA; encoded by the coding sequence ATGAGCAAGCAACTTATTCCGGGACCGGTGGAAGGACCGCTGGCCGACAACGAACGTCTGAAACGCGAGAGCGATCATCTGCGCGGCACCATAGCGCAGGATCTCACAGACCCGCTCACCGGTGGCTTCAACGGCGACAACTTCCAGTTGATCCGCTTTCACGGCATGTACCAGCAGGATGATCGCGACATCCGCCCGGAGCGCACCGCCCAGAAGCTGGAGCCGCTGCACAACGTCATGCTGCGCGCCCGCCTGCCCGGTGGCATCATCACCCCGGCCCAGTGGCAGGTGATCGACAAGTTCGCCGAGGATCACAGCCTGTACGGCAGCATCCGCCTGACCACCCGCCAGACCTTCCAGTTCCACGGGGTGCTCAAGCGCGACATCAAGATGATGCACCAGACCCTCAACAGCACCGGCATCGACAGCATAGCCACCGCCGGCGACGTGAACCGCAACGTGCTCTGCACCAGCAACCCGGTGGAATCCGAGCTGCATCAGGAGGCCTACGAGTGGGCCAAGAAGATCTCCGAGCACCTGCTGCCCAAGACCCGCGCCTACGTGGAGATCTGGCTGGACGGCGAGAAGCTGGGGGGTGACGAGGAGCCGATCCTGGGTTCCAACTACCTGCCGCGCAAGTTCAAGACCACTGTGGTGATCCCGCCCCACAACGACGTGGACATCCACGCCAACGATCTCAACTTCGTGGCCATCAGTGATCACGGCAAGCTGGTGGGCTTCAACGTGCTGGTGGGCGGGGGTCTGGCCATGACCCACGGCGACACCAGCACCTACCCGCGCAAGGCGAGCGATTTCGGCTTCGTGCCGCTCTCCCACGTGCTGGAAGTGGCGGCCGCCGTGGTCAGCACCCAGCGCGACTGGGGCAACCGGGTCAACCGCAAGAACGCCAAGACCAAGTACACCCTTGAGCGCGTCGGCGTCGAGGCCTTCAAGGCCGAGGTGGAGAGCCGCGCCGGCATCCAGTTCGGACCGGTACGCCCCTATGAGTTTACCAGCCGTGGCGATCGCTTCGGTTGGGTAGAGGGGATCGACGGCAAGCACCACCTGACCCTGTTTATCGAGAACGGCCGCCTGCTGGACTTCCCGGGCAAGCCCCTCAAGACCGGCATGCTGGAGATCGCCAAGGTCCATCAGGGGGATTTTCGCCTCACTGCCAACCAGAACCTCATCATCGCGGGCGTGCCTGCCGGCGAGAAGGCCCGCATCGAAGCGCTGGCGCGTCAGTACGGCCTGCTGGATGACGGCGTGAGCGAGCAGCGCAAGCAGTCCATGGCCTGTGTGGCCCTGCCCACCTGCCCCCTGGCAATGGCCGAGGCCGAGCGCATGCTGCCGGCGTTTGTCACTGACATCGAGGGGCTGCTGGCCAAGCACGAGCTGGCGAACGATGCCATCATCTTCCGGGTCACCGGCTGCCCCAACGGCTGCGGCCGCGCCATGCTGGCGGAGGTGGGTCTGGTGGGCAAGGCGCCGGGGCGCTACAACCTGCATCTGGGTGGCAACCTCGAGGGGACCCGCATCCCGCGCCTGCACCTGGAGAACATCACCGAGCCGCAGATCCTGGCCGAGCTGGATGCCCTGATCGGCCGCTGGGCCAAGGATCGCAACGCGGGCGAGTGCTTCGGCGACTTCGTCATCCGCGCCGGCATCATAGCCCCGGTCATCGACTCCGCGAGGGACTTCTATGCAGCCTGA
- a CDS encoding threonine/serine exporter family protein, whose protein sequence is MRSITPRRVLSREQQTEITRIIVKVGQMLAQFGAESRIIEQTTVRLGMALGLESVEMAISSSAIVLTSLYQGSCVTTTRRVREHGINMQVVCEIQRICIMAEKELIGAREVRQRLDAIVPFHYHPWLVVPMVGLSCGAFSLLFGGDWPIFLVTCFSASVAMRVRQLIARHHHSPLINFAATGFIATLLASSATFFNWGAQPYLAMAASVLLLVPGFPLINAVSDMVKGYFNMGLARWGTATLLTISAAIGIILAMSVTGIWGWKV, encoded by the coding sequence ATGAGAAGTATCACACCAAGACGGGTGCTGTCGCGGGAGCAGCAGACGGAGATCACCCGCATTATCGTCAAGGTGGGCCAGATGCTGGCCCAGTTCGGCGCCGAGAGTCGCATCATCGAGCAGACCACGGTCCGGCTCGGCATGGCGCTCGGGCTGGAGAGCGTCGAGATGGCCATCTCCTCCAGCGCCATCGTGCTCACCAGCCTCTATCAGGGCAGTTGCGTCACCACCACCCGGCGGGTGCGCGAGCATGGCATCAACATGCAGGTGGTGTGCGAGATCCAGCGCATCTGCATCATGGCGGAGAAGGAACTGATCGGCGCGCGAGAAGTGCGTCAGCGGCTCGATGCCATAGTGCCGTTCCACTATCACCCCTGGCTGGTGGTGCCCATGGTGGGGCTCTCCTGCGGCGCCTTCAGCCTGCTGTTCGGCGGTGATTGGCCCATCTTTCTGGTAACCTGCTTCTCGGCCTCGGTCGCCATGCGGGTGCGCCAGCTGATCGCCCGCCATCACCACAGCCCCCTCATAAACTTTGCGGCCACCGGTTTCATCGCCACCCTGCTCGCCTCCAGCGCCACCTTCTTCAACTGGGGGGCGCAGCCCTATCTCGCCATGGCGGCCAGCGTACTGCTGCTGGTGCCGGGCTTTCCGCTCATCAACGCGGTCTCCGACATGGTGAAGGGTTACTTCAACATGGGGCTGGCCCGCTGGGGCACGGCGACCCTGCTGACCATCAGCGCGGCGATAGGAATTATTCTCGCCATGTCGGTGACCGGCATCTGGGGGTGGAAGGTATGA
- a CDS encoding phosphoadenylyl-sulfate reductase translates to MQPDQTDTERLARTADGRLDLDALLALSREEQVEALAPINRALDAISAPERVRWALANLPGEHVLSSSFGIQAALMLHLVSRERAGVPVVLTDTGYLFPETYRFIDELTERLALNLKIYRAELSPAWQEARFGLLWEQGVEGITRYNQLNKVEPMDRALNELGARTWFSGLRREQSGSRGKLPVLAIQRGRFKFLPVIDWSNKDVFYYFKEFDLPYHPLWEQGYLSVGDVHTTTKWEPGMSEEQTRFFGLKRECGLHEENGENDGSGI, encoded by the coding sequence ATGCAGCCTGATCAGACCGATACAGAGCGGCTGGCGCGCACCGCCGACGGCCGGCTCGACCTCGACGCCCTGCTGGCCTTGAGTCGCGAGGAGCAGGTCGAAGCGCTGGCCCCCATCAATCGGGCTCTCGATGCCATCAGCGCCCCCGAGCGGGTGCGCTGGGCCCTGGCCAATCTGCCGGGGGAGCACGTGCTGTCATCGAGCTTCGGCATCCAGGCAGCGCTGATGCTGCACCTGGTGAGCCGCGAGCGGGCCGGTGTGCCGGTGGTGCTGACCGATACCGGTTATCTGTTCCCCGAGACCTACCGTTTCATCGACGAGCTGACCGAGCGGCTCGCCCTCAACCTCAAAATCTACCGGGCCGAGCTCAGTCCGGCCTGGCAGGAGGCCCGCTTCGGCCTCCTGTGGGAGCAGGGGGTAGAGGGGATCACCCGCTACAACCAGCTCAACAAGGTGGAGCCGATGGACCGCGCCCTGAACGAGCTCGGCGCCCGCACCTGGTTCTCCGGCCTGCGCCGGGAGCAATCCGGCAGCCGGGGCAAGTTGCCGGTGCTGGCCATCCAGCGCGGCCGCTTCAAGTTCCTGCCGGTGATCGACTGGAGCAACAAGGACGTCTTCTACTACTTCAAGGAGTTCGACCTGCCCTACCACCCCCTGTGGGAGCAGGGCTACCTCTCGGTGGGCGACGTGCACACCACCACCAAGTGGGAGCCCGGCATGAGCGAGGAGCAGACCCGCTTCTTCGGTCTCAAGCGCGAGTGCGGCCTGCACGAGGAGAACGGCGAGAACGACGGCTCCGGCATCTGA
- a CDS encoding threonine/serine exporter family protein, translated as MMDFIWLLAKDAFWSAIPAVGFAMLFNVPPRMLKYCAMGGALAHSLRTLLIHQGMPIEWATLAAATTVGFVCVYWSRRLLAPRPVFSVASIIPMIPGSYAFKAMIAVVELNISGVTMELIQSAVENGLKALFIVGALSFGLAIPSLVVYRNRPII; from the coding sequence ATGATGGATTTCATCTGGCTGCTGGCCAAGGATGCCTTCTGGTCGGCCATTCCGGCGGTGGGGTTTGCCATGCTGTTCAACGTGCCGCCACGGATGTTGAAGTACTGCGCCATGGGCGGCGCGCTGGCTCACAGTCTGCGCACCCTGCTGATCCATCAGGGCATGCCCATCGAGTGGGCCACCCTGGCGGCGGCGACCACGGTCGGCTTTGTCTGCGTCTACTGGTCGCGCCGGTTGCTGGCGCCGCGCCCGGTGTTCAGCGTCGCCTCCATCATCCCCATGATCCCGGGCAGCTATGCGTTCAAGGCGATGATCGCGGTGGTAGAGCTCAATATCTCCGGAGTGACCATGGAGCTTATCCAGAGCGCGGTGGAAAACGGCCTCAAGGCGCTGTTTATCGTGGGGGCCCTCAGTTTCGGTTTGGCGATCCCCTCTCTGGTCGTGTACCGTAACCGCCCCATTATCTGA
- the proV gene encoding glycine betaine/L-proline ABC transporter ATP-binding protein ProV, with protein sequence MTVKLEVKSLYKIFGDQPEKAFKLLAKGHDRASILQKTGQTLGVQDVNLAIDEGEIFVVMGLSGSGKSTLVRLFNRLIEPTRGQVLIDGEDIAAISDSELRQVRRKKISMVFQSFALMPHLSVLENTAFGLELAGVPLAERQQSARQALHQVGLGQWIDAFPDALSGGMKQRVGLARALANDPDILLMDEAFSALDPLIRTEMQDELLKLQASQQRTIVFISHDLDEAMRIGDRIAIMQDGQLVQVGTPDEILNQPANDYVRAFFRGVDLANVFSARDVASRKQMPLIKKHTTDGPGNALRQLKEQEREFGYVVDRRRRFIGVVSVESLGQAVRAKGSLEQALLADIQPILADTALNELISQVAAAPCQVPVVEEDGTYLGLISKANLLNTLDRSTPA encoded by the coding sequence ATGACAGTCAAACTCGAGGTTAAATCACTCTACAAAATCTTCGGCGATCAGCCGGAAAAAGCGTTCAAATTGCTGGCGAAAGGGCATGACCGCGCCAGCATCCTGCAAAAAACCGGGCAGACCCTGGGGGTCCAGGATGTCAATCTGGCCATCGACGAAGGGGAGATCTTCGTGGTGATGGGCCTCTCCGGCTCGGGCAAATCCACCCTGGTGCGTCTCTTCAACCGGCTGATCGAGCCGACCCGCGGCCAGGTGCTGATCGATGGCGAGGATATCGCCGCCATCTCCGACAGCGAGCTGCGTCAGGTACGGCGCAAAAAGATCAGCATGGTATTCCAGTCCTTCGCCCTGATGCCGCACCTGAGCGTGCTGGAAAACACCGCCTTCGGGCTGGAGCTGGCCGGTGTGCCGCTGGCGGAGCGCCAGCAGAGCGCCCGTCAGGCGCTCCATCAGGTGGGCTTGGGTCAGTGGATCGATGCCTTCCCCGATGCCCTCTCCGGCGGCATGAAGCAGCGGGTCGGCCTGGCCCGCGCACTCGCCAACGACCCCGACATCCTGCTGATGGACGAGGCTTTTTCGGCGCTGGATCCGCTGATCCGCACCGAGATGCAGGATGAGCTGCTCAAGCTGCAGGCCAGCCAGCAGCGCACCATCGTCTTCATCTCTCACGATTTGGACGAGGCGATGCGCATCGGCGATCGCATCGCCATCATGCAGGACGGCCAGCTGGTGCAGGTCGGTACCCCGGACGAGATCCTCAACCAGCCCGCCAACGACTATGTGCGCGCCTTCTTTCGCGGGGTGGATCTGGCCAACGTGTTCAGCGCCCGCGATGTGGCCAGCCGCAAGCAGATGCCGCTCATCAAGAAGCACACCACCGACGGGCCGGGCAACGCCCTGCGCCAGCTCAAGGAGCAGGAGCGGGAGTTCGGTTACGTGGTGGATCGCCGGCGCCGCTTCATCGGGGTCGTCTCGGTGGAGTCGCTCGGTCAGGCGGTCAGGGCCAAAGGCAGCCTGGAGCAGGCGCTGCTGGCAGACATCCAGCCCATTCTGGCGGACACCGCCCTCAACGAACTGATCAGCCAGGTGGCGGCCGCCCCCTGTCAGGTGCCCGTGGTCGAGGAGGATGGTACTTACCTGGGCCTCATCTCCAAGGCCAACCTGCTGAACACCCTGGACAGGAGTACCCCGGCATGA
- the proW gene encoding glycine betaine/L-proline ABC transporter permease ProW, producing MKRMNPYFLLSGLLALVLLASPSLRADEAAVDPWGATAAATEVADPWGSTDTEATDWQNQIEAVDTTANVDWLDPFQQALVPLDSWVEGGIGWLVDNLRPVFQLIRAPVELALGGMTHLLQTVPSTLMIGLLTLIAWQLVNGRMALGTLFSLVVVGLIGAWSDAMVTLSLVLTSLFFCVLIGLPVGILLARSERLSRWTRPLLDAMQTTPAFVYLIPIVMLFGIGNVPGVVVTVIFALPPMIRLTMLGIRQVPADLVEAAHSFGASPSQLLFKVQLPLAMPTIMAGVNQTLMLALSMVVIASMIAVGGLGQMVLRGIGRLDMGLASIGGLGIVLLAIVLDRLTQAMGQPDRSRSGRWYQRGPAALLLRLLGRDKSIDYKGVNA from the coding sequence ATGAAGCGGATGAATCCCTATTTTTTACTGAGCGGGCTGCTGGCCCTGGTGCTGCTGGCGAGTCCCTCCCTGCGTGCCGATGAGGCGGCAGTCGACCCCTGGGGGGCCACTGCGGCTGCCACCGAGGTTGCCGATCCCTGGGGCAGTACCGACACTGAGGCTACCGACTGGCAGAACCAGATCGAGGCGGTCGACACCACAGCCAACGTCGACTGGCTGGATCCCTTCCAGCAGGCGCTGGTGCCGCTGGATAGCTGGGTCGAGGGCGGCATCGGCTGGCTGGTGGACAACCTGCGTCCCGTGTTTCAGCTGATCCGTGCACCGGTGGAGCTGGCGTTGGGCGGCATGACCCATCTGCTGCAGACGGTGCCCTCCACCCTGATGATCGGCTTGCTGACCCTGATCGCCTGGCAACTGGTGAACGGTCGCATGGCGCTGGGGACCCTGTTCTCACTGGTGGTGGTGGGCCTGATCGGCGCCTGGTCCGATGCCATGGTGACCCTGTCGCTGGTGCTGACCTCGCTGTTCTTCTGCGTGCTGATCGGGCTGCCGGTCGGCATCCTGCTGGCGAGGAGCGAGCGACTGTCGCGCTGGACCCGGCCGCTGCTGGATGCGATGCAGACCACGCCGGCCTTCGTCTACCTCATCCCCATCGTCATGCTGTTCGGCATCGGCAACGTGCCCGGGGTGGTGGTGACCGTCATCTTCGCGCTGCCGCCGATGATCCGGCTCACCATGCTGGGCATTCGCCAGGTGCCCGCGGATCTGGTGGAGGCTGCCCACTCGTTCGGTGCCAGCCCTTCCCAGCTGCTGTTCAAGGTACAGCTGCCGCTCGCCATGCCCACCATCATGGCCGGGGTCAACCAGACCCTGATGCTGGCACTCTCCATGGTGGTGATCGCCTCCATGATCGCGGTGGGGGGCCTCGGCCAGATGGTGCTGCGTGGCATCGGCCGGCTCGACATGGGGCTCGCCTCCATCGGCGGCCTCGGCATCGTATTGCTGGCCATCGTGCTCGACCGCCTGACCCAGGCGATGGGACAGCCGGATCGCAGCCGTAGCGGCCGCTGGTATCAGCGTGGCCCCGCCGCCCTGCTGCTGCGCCTGCTCGGCCGCGACAAGTCTATCGATTACAAAGGAGTAAATGCATGA